The following are from one region of the Sandaracinus amylolyticus genome:
- a CDS encoding helicase-related protein, translated as MGASAHDLDTTLVLALGPTNTGKTHRAVTRMLEHESGMIGLPLRLLAREVYDRVTRAVGESQVALVTGEEKRVPRAPRYWVCTVEAMPLDRPVHFLAIDEVQLAAHRERGHVFTDRLLHARGTRETWLLGADTMAPILRELLPGARLERQARLSALRHAGRSGLGGLPPRSAIVAFSAAEVYDLAARMRQKKGGVAVVLGALSPRTRNAQVALYEAREVQYLVATDAIGMGLNLDVDHVAFAAVEKFDGREHRPLEPAELGQIAGRAGRYQRDGTFGTLNPLPGFSEKLVARLEEHRFPPVTRLVWRSPELDFASIDTLLASLSTAAPHPVFTRVEQADDFDVLRTLADRPRVRERAIGEDVVRLLWDVCQIPDYRKLTILDHASLLEEIFVTLVERGRLDPGWVDRHVQRIDRVEGEIDELTARLAAIRVWTYVSHQREWIDGSLEERAREVEDRLGDALHERLVERFVARAPRAMSIPRTEEAARKGGFFAQIGDMLDDVRRAEERDRESRVARIVEAPHDAFQIDDAGVVSWGDEELGKLVAGRDLLSPRVVLTVDDTIGAGARSRIERRMAAYGRDLVSELLRPIASHDAEGLVRGVLWQLERGLGTLDVERAKGEIAALSDEDRTALDKRGVVIGSRTVFARGLLSAEALRLRALLVRVYRGTKEPRAPMRGVVSTARLKDVPFESYLAVGFLPLGPRVVRVDVVERVLARLREQETPNEIGSWLGVRSRELPKVLAALGDRAR; from the coding sequence ATGGGCGCTTCGGCGCACGATCTCGACACGACGCTGGTCCTCGCGCTCGGCCCCACGAACACCGGCAAGACGCACCGCGCGGTCACGCGGATGCTCGAGCACGAGAGCGGCATGATCGGCCTGCCGCTGCGCCTGCTCGCGCGCGAGGTCTACGACCGCGTCACCCGCGCGGTCGGCGAGAGTCAGGTCGCGCTCGTCACCGGCGAGGAGAAGCGCGTCCCGCGCGCGCCGCGCTACTGGGTGTGCACCGTCGAGGCGATGCCGCTCGATCGTCCCGTGCACTTCCTCGCGATCGACGAGGTGCAGCTCGCCGCGCATCGCGAGCGCGGCCACGTCTTCACCGATCGACTGCTCCACGCGCGCGGCACCCGCGAGACGTGGCTGCTGGGCGCCGACACGATGGCGCCCATCCTCCGCGAGCTCCTGCCCGGCGCGCGCCTCGAGCGACAGGCGCGCCTCTCGGCGCTGCGACATGCCGGGCGCAGCGGGCTCGGAGGGCTGCCGCCGCGCAGCGCGATCGTCGCGTTCAGCGCGGCCGAGGTCTACGACCTCGCCGCGCGCATGCGGCAGAAGAAGGGCGGCGTCGCGGTCGTGCTCGGCGCGCTCTCGCCGCGCACCCGCAACGCGCAGGTCGCGCTCTACGAAGCGCGCGAGGTGCAGTATCTCGTCGCCACCGACGCGATCGGCATGGGCCTCAACCTCGACGTCGATCACGTCGCGTTCGCGGCGGTCGAGAAGTTCGACGGCCGCGAGCACCGCCCGCTCGAGCCCGCCGAGCTCGGCCAGATCGCGGGGCGCGCCGGTCGCTATCAGCGCGACGGCACGTTCGGCACGCTCAATCCTCTGCCCGGCTTCTCGGAGAAGCTCGTCGCGCGGCTCGAGGAGCATCGTTTCCCGCCGGTCACGCGGCTGGTGTGGCGCAGCCCCGAGCTCGACTTCGCGTCGATCGACACGCTGCTCGCGTCGCTCTCGACCGCGGCGCCGCACCCGGTGTTCACGCGCGTCGAGCAGGCCGACGACTTCGACGTGCTGCGCACGCTCGCGGATCGCCCGCGGGTGCGCGAGCGCGCGATCGGCGAGGACGTGGTGCGCTTGCTCTGGGACGTCTGCCAGATCCCCGACTACCGCAAGCTCACGATCCTCGATCACGCCTCGTTGCTCGAGGAGATCTTCGTCACGCTCGTCGAGCGCGGCCGCCTCGATCCCGGTTGGGTCGATCGCCACGTGCAGCGCATCGATCGCGTCGAGGGCGAGATCGACGAGCTCACCGCGAGGCTCGCCGCGATCCGCGTGTGGACGTACGTGAGCCACCAGCGCGAGTGGATCGACGGCAGCCTCGAGGAGCGCGCGCGAGAGGTCGAGGACCGCCTCGGCGACGCGCTGCACGAGCGCCTGGTCGAGCGCTTCGTCGCGCGCGCGCCGCGCGCGATGTCGATCCCGCGGACCGAAGAAGCCGCGCGAAAAGGCGGCTTCTTCGCGCAGATCGGCGACATGCTCGACGACGTGCGCCGCGCCGAGGAGCGCGACCGAGAGAGCCGGGTCGCGCGAATCGTCGAGGCACCCCACGACGCGTTCCAGATCGACGACGCAGGTGTGGTGTCGTGGGGCGACGAAGAGCTCGGGAAGCTGGTCGCGGGCCGCGATCTGCTGTCGCCGAGGGTGGTGCTGACGGTCGACGACACAATCGGCGCCGGCGCGAGATCGCGCATCGAGCGGAGGATGGCGGCCTACGGGCGCGACCTGGTCAGCGAGCTGCTGCGGCCGATCGCGTCGCACGACGCCGAAGGATTGGTGCGAGGCGTCCTGTGGCAGCTCGAGCGCGGGCTCGGGACGCTGGACGTCGAGCGCGCGAAGGGCGAGATCGCGGCGCTGAGCGACGAGGATCGCACGGCGCTCGACAAGCGCGGCGTCGTGATCGGATCGCGCACCGTGTTCGCGCGTGGATTGCTGAGCGCCGAAGCGCTGAGACTGAGAGCGCTCCTGGTGCGTGTGTATCGCGGCACGAAAGAGCCGAGAGCGCCGATGAGAGGGGTCGTCTCGACAGCACGTCTGAAGGACGTGCCGTTCGAGTCGTATCTCGCAGTCGGTTTTCTTCCGCTCGGCCCGCGCGTCGTGAGAGTGGATGTCGTCGAGCGCGTGTTGGCGAGACTGCGCGAGCAGGAGACCCCGAACGAGATCGGCAGCTGGCTCGGCGTGAGGAGCCGAGAGCTCCCGAAGGTCCTCGCCGCGCTCGGAGACCGCGCGCGCTAG
- a CDS encoding HAD family hydrolase has product MLRVLLLDVGNTIAFLDMHGVADVVRVEGHHVDPARLREVEGRAKRRYEALLREGVSHEEGWGLYLATLLEEGGLDRALARAMIAPLRRSHDRLNLWRSVPADLAPALDRIRAAGVRLAIVSNSEGRLPELLAHVGLAHLFETIVDSHHEGVRKPDPEIFRRALSRLDIAAHETVYLGDIPGVDVEGANAAGIDAVLVDPYGFYDDFAGARVPSVASWIDAYLTGSA; this is encoded by the coding sequence ATGCTCCGCGTCCTGCTGCTCGACGTCGGCAACACGATCGCGTTCCTCGACATGCACGGAGTGGCCGACGTCGTTCGCGTCGAAGGCCACCACGTCGATCCCGCGCGCCTGCGCGAGGTCGAGGGGCGCGCCAAGCGCCGCTACGAGGCGCTGCTGCGCGAGGGCGTGTCGCACGAGGAGGGCTGGGGCCTCTACCTCGCGACGCTGCTCGAGGAAGGCGGCCTCGATCGTGCGCTCGCACGCGCGATGATCGCGCCGCTGCGGCGCTCCCACGATCGGCTCAACCTCTGGCGCAGCGTGCCCGCGGATCTGGCGCCCGCGCTCGATCGCATCCGCGCCGCGGGCGTGCGCCTCGCGATCGTGTCGAACTCCGAGGGACGCCTGCCCGAGCTCCTCGCGCACGTCGGGCTCGCGCATCTCTTCGAGACGATCGTGGACTCGCACCACGAGGGCGTTCGGAAGCCGGACCCCGAGATCTTCCGGCGCGCGCTCTCGCGCCTCGACATCGCGGCGCACGAGACCGTCTATCTCGGCGACATCCCCGGCGTCGACGTCGAGGGCGCGAACGCCGCGGGGATCGACGCGGTGCTCGTCGATCCCTACGGCTTCTACGACGACTTCGCGGGCGCGCGCGTGCCCTCGGTCGCGTCGTGGATCGACGCGTACCTCACTGGCAGTGCATGA
- a CDS encoding SMI1/KNR4 family protein yields MARRDLDAAREHVLLPSTLREDARDLLPGDARFVGVTELGEGWVVYGAATTAMRGMPGPAIACLELFRGRDGKLRLEVSGSSATGAKSMSPADLATAFEQSLSFRERERPKRASRTWSPPPAHPAPITAIRWLGRADAGVAPSDVDAAERALGVTLPRGYREYVTRFGAALECDLVRIYPPRRIADELAEWRVRVDAYWLWTTDELDRDRAQRCIVLGDTTQGDEIVLDPQRPDALFVLPRHHHVVARIPGDLTHTLAWLCESGELAAPSPVRYAEPLEGQVHRMYDPTNNEGDEDDWLADARVTHDVLLALDPGAQSVFHDDDDGGWTVLLPRIGGTAFVHADGGVSVSCDPEADLTRLDALLRDRGLELRAR; encoded by the coding sequence ATGGCGAGGCGGGATCTCGACGCTGCTCGCGAGCACGTGCTGCTGCCGTCGACGTTGCGCGAGGACGCGCGCGATCTGCTGCCTGGAGACGCGAGGTTCGTGGGCGTGACGGAGCTCGGTGAGGGCTGGGTCGTGTACGGCGCCGCCACGACGGCGATGCGCGGGATGCCTGGGCCGGCGATCGCGTGCCTCGAGCTGTTCCGCGGGCGCGACGGGAAGCTGCGGCTCGAGGTCAGTGGCTCGAGCGCGACCGGAGCGAAGTCGATGTCTCCTGCCGATCTCGCGACCGCGTTCGAGCAGAGTCTCTCGTTCCGCGAGCGCGAGCGCCCGAAGCGCGCTTCACGAACGTGGTCGCCGCCTCCCGCGCATCCCGCGCCGATCACGGCGATCCGCTGGCTCGGTCGCGCCGATGCCGGGGTCGCACCGAGCGACGTCGACGCGGCCGAACGCGCGCTCGGCGTCACGCTCCCGCGCGGCTATCGCGAGTACGTCACGCGCTTCGGCGCCGCGCTCGAGTGCGACCTCGTGCGGATCTACCCGCCGCGCCGCATCGCCGACGAGCTCGCCGAGTGGCGCGTCCGCGTCGACGCGTACTGGCTCTGGACGACCGACGAGCTCGATCGCGATCGCGCCCAGCGCTGCATCGTTCTCGGCGACACCACGCAGGGCGACGAGATCGTCCTCGATCCCCAGCGCCCCGATGCGCTCTTCGTGCTTCCTCGCCATCACCACGTGGTCGCGCGCATCCCCGGGGATCTCACCCACACGCTCGCGTGGCTCTGCGAGAGCGGTGAGCTCGCCGCGCCCAGCCCCGTCCGCTACGCCGAGCCGCTCGAAGGCCAGGTGCACCGCATGTACGACCCGACGAACAACGAGGGCGACGAGGACGACTGGCTCGCCGACGCGCGCGTGACCCACGATGTTCTGCTCGCCCTCGATCCCGGCGCGCAGTCGGTCTTCCACGACGACGACGACGGCGGGTGGACCGTGCTCCTGCCGCGCATCGGCGGCACCGCGTTCGTGCACGCGGACGGCGGTGTCTCCGTGAGCTGCGATCCCGAGGCCGATCTCACGCGCCTCGACGCGTTGCTCCGCGACCGTGGTCTCGAGCTGCGCGCGCGCTGA
- a CDS encoding aldo/keto reductase, whose protein sequence is MEYVDIRGVPIAASRIGLGTWAMGGYQWGGTDDDESVRTIHAALDLGINLIDTAPAYGFGHSEEVVGRAIAEYGGRDRVVISTKGGLERRGDKLFRNSRRDVIRTEVEHSLARLRTDYIDLYFVHWPDLDTPYEETAEVLGELQKAGKIRGVAVSNFPIPAMERFHAVTPLGAAQPPLNIFEREALRDIIPWCRDRGVATLTYGALCRGLLTGTIDERTKFEGDDLRKVDPKFMPPRIAQYCSAVRELDEYAKRRYQRGVLALAIRWALDQPGVSVALWGARHPSELSPVLDVMGWKLDAEALAAIDRTLASAVRDPVGPEFMAPPERVSGEDAKLPAAPI, encoded by the coding sequence ATGGAGTACGTCGACATTCGAGGCGTGCCGATCGCGGCGAGCCGCATCGGCCTCGGGACTTGGGCGATGGGCGGCTATCAGTGGGGCGGCACCGACGACGACGAATCGGTGCGCACGATCCACGCAGCGCTCGATCTCGGCATCAACCTGATCGACACCGCGCCGGCCTACGGATTCGGCCACTCCGAGGAGGTCGTGGGCCGCGCGATCGCGGAGTACGGCGGGCGCGATCGTGTCGTCATCTCGACGAAGGGAGGCCTCGAGCGACGCGGCGACAAGCTCTTCCGGAACTCGCGGCGCGACGTGATCCGCACCGAGGTCGAGCACTCGCTCGCGCGGCTGCGCACCGACTACATCGATCTCTACTTCGTGCACTGGCCGGACCTCGACACGCCCTACGAGGAGACGGCCGAGGTGCTCGGCGAGCTGCAGAAGGCGGGGAAGATCCGCGGCGTCGCGGTGTCGAACTTCCCGATCCCCGCGATGGAGCGCTTCCACGCGGTCACGCCGCTCGGCGCGGCGCAGCCTCCGCTCAACATCTTCGAGCGCGAGGCGCTGCGCGACATCATCCCGTGGTGCCGTGATCGCGGCGTCGCGACGCTCACCTACGGCGCGCTCTGCCGTGGTCTGCTCACCGGCACCATCGACGAGCGCACGAAGTTCGAGGGCGACGATCTCCGCAAGGTCGACCCCAAGTTCATGCCGCCGCGGATCGCGCAGTACTGCAGTGCGGTCCGCGAGCTCGACGAGTACGCGAAGCGCCGCTACCAGCGCGGCGTGCTCGCGCTCGCGATCCGCTGGGCGCTCGATCAGCCCGGCGTGTCGGTCGCGCTCTGGGGCGCGCGCCACCCGAGCGAGCTCTCGCCGGTGCTCGACGTGATGGGCTGGAAGCTCGACGCCGAGGCGCTCGCCGCGATCGATCGGACCCTCGCGAGCGCGGTGCGCGATCCCGTCGGGCCCGAGTTCATGGCCCCGCCGGAGCGCGTGTCGGGCGAGGACGCGAAGCTCCCCGCCGCGCCGATCTGA
- a CDS encoding DegT/DnrJ/EryC1/StrS family aminotransferase, producing MAAYIHPTAIVDDGAELGDGTKVWHFVHVSTAARIGARCSLGQNVFVGRGVRIGNGVKIQNNVSVYEGVEIADDVFLGPSCVFTNVNEPRAFVERKSEYRATKVSRGASIGANATIVCGHTIGEYAFVAAGAVVTNDVPAYALVAGVPARRMGWVSRLGRRLRGEGVVTCPESGERYRIEGERCVPLTSEENDTSPIPLLDLTAQNGPLLPEIRVAMDRVIAKNAFILGAEVEQFEKEVAKHIGVAHALGVSSGTDALLLALMALDVGQGDEVVTTPYSFFATAGCVARLGAKPVFVDVDPRTMNMDVAQARAAITPRTKAILPVHLFGQPCDPEALAALGRETNIPIIEDAAQAIGATTKLGPVGGLGAVGCFSFFPSKNLGAFGDAGLVTTNDAALAEKMKRLRAHGAHPKYFHALIGGNFRLDAIQAAVLRVKLPHLSGWTEGRRANAGLYDRLFAEAGLPSAALRTPARVESGHIYNQYVIRTAHRDALKKHLGESGIATEIYYPRPLHLQECFAYLGHAKGAFPESERAADDSLALPVYGELGESRVRRIARTVIDFLKGRG from the coding sequence ATGGCTGCCTACATCCACCCCACCGCGATCGTCGACGACGGCGCCGAGCTCGGCGACGGCACCAAGGTCTGGCACTTCGTCCACGTCTCCACCGCGGCGCGCATCGGCGCGCGCTGCTCGCTCGGACAGAACGTCTTCGTCGGGCGCGGCGTGCGCATCGGCAACGGCGTGAAGATCCAGAACAACGTCTCGGTGTACGAGGGCGTCGAGATCGCCGACGACGTGTTCCTCGGTCCGAGCTGCGTGTTCACCAACGTGAACGAGCCGCGCGCGTTCGTGGAGCGCAAGAGCGAGTACCGCGCGACGAAGGTCTCGCGCGGCGCGAGCATCGGCGCCAACGCGACGATCGTTTGTGGTCATACGATCGGCGAGTACGCGTTCGTCGCGGCGGGCGCGGTGGTGACGAACGACGTGCCCGCCTACGCGCTGGTCGCGGGCGTGCCCGCGCGACGCATGGGCTGGGTGAGCCGGCTCGGTCGCCGCCTGCGCGGCGAGGGCGTCGTGACCTGCCCCGAGAGCGGCGAGCGATATCGCATCGAAGGAGAGCGCTGCGTGCCCCTGACCTCCGAAGAGAACGACACGAGCCCGATCCCGCTGCTGGATCTCACCGCGCAGAACGGGCCTCTGCTCCCCGAGATCCGCGTCGCGATGGATCGCGTGATCGCGAAGAACGCGTTCATCCTCGGCGCCGAGGTCGAGCAGTTCGAGAAGGAGGTCGCGAAGCACATCGGCGTCGCGCACGCGCTCGGGGTGTCGAGCGGCACCGACGCGCTGCTGCTCGCGCTGATGGCGCTCGACGTGGGGCAGGGCGACGAGGTCGTGACCACGCCGTACTCGTTCTTCGCGACGGCCGGGTGTGTCGCGCGGCTCGGCGCGAAGCCGGTGTTCGTCGACGTCGATCCCCGCACGATGAACATGGACGTCGCGCAGGCGCGCGCGGCGATCACTCCGCGCACCAAGGCGATCCTGCCGGTGCACCTCTTCGGTCAGCCTTGTGATCCCGAGGCGCTCGCCGCGCTCGGTCGCGAGACGAACATCCCGATCATCGAGGACGCGGCGCAGGCGATCGGCGCGACGACGAAGCTCGGCCCGGTCGGTGGGCTCGGCGCGGTCGGATGCTTCTCGTTCTTCCCGAGCAAGAACCTCGGCGCGTTCGGCGACGCGGGGCTCGTGACGACGAACGACGCGGCGCTCGCCGAGAAGATGAAGCGCCTGCGCGCGCACGGCGCGCACCCGAAGTACTTCCACGCGCTGATCGGCGGGAACTTCCGGCTCGACGCGATCCAGGCCGCGGTGCTGCGCGTGAAGCTGCCGCACCTCTCGGGATGGACCGAAGGACGTCGCGCGAACGCGGGGCTCTACGATCGTCTGTTCGCGGAAGCGGGGCTGCCTTCGGCCGCGCTGCGCACGCCGGCGCGCGTCGAGAGCGGGCACATCTACAACCAGTACGTGATCCGCACCGCGCACCGTGACGCGCTGAAGAAGCACCTCGGCGAGAGCGGGATCGCGACCGAGATCTACTACCCGCGCCCGCTGCACCTGCAGGAGTGCTTCGCGTACCTCGGCCACGCGAAGGGCGCGTTCCCGGAGTCGGAGCGCGCGGCGGACGACTCGCTCGCGCTGCCGGTCTACGGCGAGCTCGGCGAGTCGCGGGTGCGGCGCATCGCGCGCACCGTGATCGACTTCTTGAAGGGCCGCGGATGA
- a CDS encoding TerB family tellurite resistance protein produces the protein MQDYQEAMLKSLVAVAWADGRVEGEESEVIEALLDSFEIQGADRDAIREYAKTQRTLDDVPLTDLSASDRRVLLQHAVILTYIDGQQSEQEKKIVGELVERLRIPTDEAASLLEAADERARRLISLL, from the coding sequence ATGCAGGACTACCAGGAGGCCATGCTCAAGTCGCTCGTCGCGGTCGCGTGGGCGGACGGGCGTGTCGAGGGCGAGGAGAGCGAGGTCATCGAGGCCCTGCTCGACTCGTTCGAGATCCAGGGTGCGGACCGCGACGCGATCCGCGAGTACGCCAAGACGCAGCGCACGCTCGACGACGTGCCGCTCACGGATCTCTCGGCCTCCGATCGTCGTGTGCTCCTGCAGCACGCGGTGATCCTCACGTACATCGACGGTCAGCAGAGCGAGCAGGAGAAGAAGATCGTCGGTGAGCTCGTGGAGCGCCTGCGCATCCCGACGGACGAAGCGGCGAGCCTGCTCGAGGCCGCCGACGAGCGCGCGCGCCGGCTCATCTCGCTCTTGTGA
- a CDS encoding SDR family NAD(P)-dependent oxidoreductase, which translates to MNDTDRVWLVTGASSGFGRSIVEEALRRGDRVVATARRTDALADLARSAPDRVLVSELDVTRHEQRTRVVSEALARFGAIDVLVNNAGYSILGAVEETSDDEVRAAMEVLFFAPVALTREVLPSMRARGRGTVVQITSVGGITTAPGFGPYCAAKHAVEALSESLAAEVQPFGVRVVIVEPGAFRTSLFGTAFRQMPAMDEYAPTVGAIRTWSASVAGAQAGDPDKAARAIVDAVQVEGDIPLRLPLGGDAIDGIRAKLARIAADVERAEPVARATAFDGT; encoded by the coding sequence ATGAACGACACGGACAGGGTCTGGCTCGTCACCGGTGCATCCTCGGGCTTCGGTCGCTCGATCGTCGAAGAAGCGCTCCGCCGCGGCGATCGCGTCGTCGCCACCGCACGTCGCACCGACGCGCTCGCCGATCTCGCGCGCAGCGCGCCCGATCGGGTGCTGGTCAGCGAGCTCGACGTCACGCGCCACGAGCAGCGCACGCGCGTCGTGTCCGAGGCGCTGGCGCGCTTCGGTGCGATCGACGTGCTGGTGAACAATGCGGGCTACAGCATCCTCGGCGCGGTCGAGGAGACCAGCGACGACGAGGTGCGCGCCGCGATGGAGGTGCTCTTCTTCGCGCCGGTCGCCCTCACCCGCGAGGTGCTGCCCTCGATGCGCGCGCGCGGCCGCGGCACCGTCGTGCAGATCACGAGCGTCGGCGGCATCACGACCGCGCCCGGATTCGGGCCGTACTGCGCGGCGAAGCACGCGGTCGAAGCGCTCTCCGAGAGCCTCGCCGCCGAGGTGCAGCCCTTCGGCGTGCGGGTCGTGATCGTCGAGCCCGGCGCGTTCCGCACCTCGCTCTTCGGCACCGCGTTCCGCCAGATGCCCGCGATGGATGAGTACGCTCCGACCGTCGGCGCGATCCGCACGTGGAGCGCGAGCGTCGCCGGGGCGCAGGCGGGCGACCCCGACAAGGCCGCGCGCGCGATCGTCGACGCGGTGCAGGTCGAGGGAGACATCCCGCTGCGCCTGCCGCTGGGAGGCGACGCGATCGACGGCATCCGCGCGAAGCTCGCGCGCATCGCTGCCGACGTCGAGCGCGCCGAGCCGGTCGCGCGGGCGACCGCGTTCGACGGAACGTGA
- a CDS encoding glucose-6-phosphate dehydrogenase, whose protein sequence is MLLLGASGDLTSRLLMPAIAELAEAKLLPPQLTIVGSARTAWSTAEFRQHIATQLARHSRVAASTRDDVVSRLDYQATDVTRAEDVRRLVGGPERPGTLVYLALAPSLIEPVLHALASAKLGPSDAVAIEKPFGVDLASARRLNGVLRCELPEPTVFRIDHFLSDELVRRVSALRFLNRIFEPVWNATHVERVDVSWLESLTLEGRAGYYDHAGALRDMVQSHLMEVMALVVMEEPSRSDAASYRAARLEALRAVATPTIDEIRSRTLRARYTAGAIGTRRVPSYVDEPGVDARHGTETYASLTLAVESMRWSGVPFTLRSGKAFATSSAEIAIHFRALPRYVVEAWPGVEPNSLRLGLTEPYVRLATTLNGPDRVAESRALELCASPPRRSVYANLILDMLRGDPALFILGEEAEEAWRVIDPVIQAWHASEVPMREYAAGAPAPPSGERRRPTTISVATQAP, encoded by the coding sequence ATGCTGTTGCTCGGAGCCTCCGGGGATCTCACGAGCCGCTTGCTGATGCCGGCGATCGCCGAGCTCGCCGAGGCGAAGCTGCTGCCGCCGCAGCTCACGATCGTGGGCTCGGCGAGGACCGCCTGGTCGACGGCGGAGTTCCGCCAGCACATCGCGACGCAGCTCGCGCGGCACTCGAGGGTCGCCGCGTCGACGCGCGACGACGTCGTGAGCAGGCTCGACTACCAGGCGACCGACGTGACGCGCGCGGAGGACGTCCGCCGGCTGGTCGGAGGCCCCGAGCGTCCGGGCACGCTCGTGTATCTCGCGCTGGCGCCCTCCCTCATCGAGCCGGTGCTGCACGCGCTCGCGAGCGCGAAGCTCGGCCCGTCCGACGCGGTCGCGATCGAGAAGCCGTTCGGCGTCGATCTCGCGTCGGCGCGACGGCTCAACGGCGTGCTGCGGTGCGAGCTGCCCGAGCCGACGGTCTTCCGGATCGATCACTTCCTCTCCGACGAGCTCGTGCGTCGTGTGAGCGCGCTGCGATTCCTCAATCGGATCTTCGAGCCGGTGTGGAACGCGACGCACGTCGAGCGAGTCGACGTCTCGTGGCTCGAGAGCCTGACCCTCGAAGGGCGCGCCGGGTACTACGACCACGCGGGCGCGCTGAGGGACATGGTGCAGAGCCATCTGATGGAGGTGATGGCGCTCGTCGTGATGGAAGAGCCGTCGCGCTCCGACGCAGCGTCGTATCGCGCCGCGCGGCTCGAGGCGCTGCGCGCGGTGGCGACTCCGACGATCGACGAGATCCGATCCCGGACGCTGCGCGCGCGGTACACCGCGGGCGCCATCGGCACGCGGCGCGTGCCCTCGTACGTCGACGAGCCCGGGGTCGATGCGCGCCACGGGACCGAGACGTACGCATCGCTGACGCTCGCGGTCGAGAGCATGCGGTGGAGCGGCGTCCCGTTCACGCTGCGCTCGGGCAAGGCGTTCGCGACGAGCTCGGCGGAGATCGCGATCCACTTCCGCGCGCTGCCTCGCTACGTCGTCGAGGCGTGGCCCGGCGTGGAGCCGAACTCGCTGCGCCTCGGCCTCACCGAGCCCTACGTGCGACTGGCCACGACGCTCAACGGCCCCGACCGCGTCGCGGAGAGCCGCGCGCTCGAGCTCTGCGCATCGCCGCCGCGACGATCGGTGTACGCGAACCTGATCCTCGACATGCTGCGCGGAGATCCCGCGCTGTTCATCCTCGGCGAAGAGGCCGAGGAGGCGTGGCGGGTGATCGACCCGGTGATCCAGGCGTGGCATGCGAGCGAGGTGCCGATGCGCGAGTACGCGGCGGGCGCGCCGGCGCCGCCGAGCGGCGAGCGGAGACGGCCGACCACGATCAGCGTCGCGACGCAGGCTCCGTGA
- a CDS encoding DUF1428 domain-containing protein produces the protein MSYVDGFVVPVPKHKLDEYRKLATLARDVWKEYGALDYREWIADDVPFGELTSFPRSVQLKDDEIVIFSWIVYRSREHRDEVNAKVMADPRMKSPPETYPFDAKRMIYGGFAPFVE, from the coding sequence ATGAGCTACGTCGACGGATTCGTGGTCCCGGTGCCGAAGCACAAGCTCGACGAGTACCGCAAGCTCGCCACGCTCGCGCGCGACGTGTGGAAGGAGTACGGCGCGCTCGACTACCGCGAGTGGATCGCCGACGACGTGCCGTTCGGCGAGCTCACGTCGTTCCCGCGGAGCGTGCAGCTGAAGGACGACGAGATCGTGATCTTCTCGTGGATCGTCTACCGCTCGCGCGAGCACCGCGACGAGGTGAACGCGAAGGTGATGGCCGACCCGCGCATGAAGAGCCCGCCCGAGACCTACCCGTTCGACGCCAAGCGCATGATCTACGGAGGCTTCGCCCCCTTCGTCGAGTGA
- a CDS encoding LysR family transcriptional regulator, whose translation MADDLSGLIAFLAVADKRSFTAAAAELRVTPSAVSQTIRALEERVGVRLVQRTTRSVGLTEAGDRFAQRLRPALSGVHEAFESLDELRGKPTGTLRLNVPRLGWSVLIEPLLARFMAQHPELRVEIAIDDAFVDIVSRGFDAGIRIGEMLDREMVAVPISPPLRMAIVASPSYFATHPRPKHPRDLLAHDCINYRSIASGAIRPWDLVQDGRDLAIAVDGRLVTNDSDLMLRAALDGIGVAYLMEDQTRDAIAKKQLVRVLERFCPTFPGYYLYYPSRKQLAPKLAAFVQFLRSARRGASRPRPTRAPAGP comes from the coding sequence ATGGCGGACGACCTCTCGGGCCTGATCGCGTTCCTCGCGGTCGCGGACAAGCGGAGCTTCACGGCGGCGGCAGCGGAGCTGCGCGTCACGCCTTCGGCGGTGAGCCAGACGATCCGAGCGCTCGAGGAGCGCGTCGGGGTGCGCCTCGTGCAGCGCACCACGCGCAGCGTCGGGCTGACCGAAGCGGGCGACCGATTCGCGCAGCGGCTGCGCCCGGCGCTGAGCGGGGTGCACGAGGCGTTCGAGTCGCTCGACGAGCTGCGGGGAAAGCCCACGGGCACGCTGCGGCTGAACGTGCCGCGCCTCGGGTGGTCGGTGCTGATCGAGCCGCTCCTCGCGAGGTTCATGGCGCAGCATCCCGAGCTGCGCGTGGAGATCGCGATCGACGACGCCTTCGTCGACATCGTGTCGCGCGGATTCGATGCGGGGATCCGGATCGGCGAGATGCTCGATCGCGAGATGGTCGCGGTGCCGATCTCGCCGCCGCTGCGCATGGCGATCGTCGCGTCGCCGTCGTACTTCGCGACGCACCCGCGGCCCAAGCATCCGCGGGATCTCCTCGCGCACGACTGCATCAACTACCGGAGCATCGCGAGCGGTGCGATCCGGCCCTGGGACCTGGTCCAGGACGGGCGGGACCTCGCGATCGCGGTCGATGGTCGCCTCGTCACCAACGACAGCGACCTGATGCTGCGCGCGGCGCTCGACGGGATCGGTGTCGCGTACCTGATGGAAGACCAGACGCGGGACGCGATCGCGAAGAAGCAGCTGGTGCGCGTGCTCGAGCGCTTCTGCCCGACGTTCCCCGGCTACTATCTCTACTACCCGAGCCGGAAGCAGCTCGCGCCGAAGCTCGCAGCGTTCGTGCAGTTCCTCAGATCGGCGCGGCGGGGAGCTTCGCGTCCTCGCCCGACACGCGCTCCGGCGGGGCCATGA